One segment of Niabella beijingensis DNA contains the following:
- a CDS encoding GlxA family transcriptional regulator, which translates to MKHLTILIPDAQAAPSTVSCIVGAHQVFTCANNYWQATDRNPLFRIETAGVSHESAFLDGLLTVKPQAHIASISRTDLILIPSLTIDFKKAAAGNILLTDWIREQYKMGAEVASMCTGAYMLASTGLLHKKNCSIHWNAAENFKDLFPGVHLKTEKLITDEEGIYTNGGGFSFLNLLLYLVEKYYDRPTAIYCSKILQVEIDRHTQSAFTIFTGQKSHGDEVIKKAQIYIEEHFEEKISFEELSKKLAVGRRNFDRRFIKATNNTPVEYLQRVKIESAKKAFETTRKTINEVMYEVGYSDTKAFREVFRKITGLSPMEYKLKYNKETVV; encoded by the coding sequence ATGAAACATCTTACCATCCTCATACCCGATGCACAAGCTGCTCCCAGTACCGTTTCCTGTATTGTAGGTGCCCACCAGGTATTTACCTGTGCCAATAACTACTGGCAGGCCACTGACAGAAATCCGCTGTTCCGGATCGAAACGGCAGGCGTATCGCACGAATCAGCATTCCTTGACGGGCTGCTGACCGTAAAGCCGCAGGCCCATATCGCGTCTATCTCCAGGACCGACCTGATCCTGATCCCTTCCCTGACCATTGACTTTAAAAAAGCGGCAGCGGGCAACATACTGCTCACCGACTGGATCAGGGAGCAGTATAAAATGGGCGCTGAGGTTGCCAGTATGTGCACCGGCGCCTATATGCTGGCGAGTACCGGGCTGCTCCATAAAAAAAATTGCTCCATACACTGGAACGCCGCCGAAAATTTCAAAGACCTGTTTCCCGGGGTACACCTGAAAACCGAAAAGCTCATTACCGACGAAGAAGGTATTTATACCAACGGCGGTGGTTTTTCTTTTCTGAACCTGTTGCTTTACCTGGTTGAGAAATATTACGACCGCCCCACAGCTATTTATTGTTCCAAGATCCTGCAAGTGGAGATCGACCGGCATACCCAGTCGGCTTTTACCATTTTCACCGGGCAGAAATCGCATGGCGATGAAGTGATAAAAAAAGCACAGATTTATATCGAAGAACATTTTGAGGAAAAGATCTCTTTTGAGGAGCTTTCAAAAAAGCTGGCGGTAGGCAGGAGGAACTTCGACCGGCGCTTCATCAAGGCCACCAACAACACACCGGTTGAGTACTTGCAGCGGGTAAAGATCGAATCAGCCAAGAAAGCTTTTGAAACCACCCGCAAAACCATTAATGAGGTAATGTATGAGGTGGGTTACTCCGATACCAAGGCCTTCCGGGAAGTATTCCGGAAGATCACCGGGCTGTCGCCGATGGAGTACAAGCTGAAATACAATAAGGAAACGGTGGTATGA
- a CDS encoding RNA polymerase sigma-70 factor, protein MQQSSIQLLFREISLGQKEAFNRLFYDFYERLVQFAVQYTKQPEPAEEVVSTVFVNIWQKRERLAAVKAPEVYLFVAVKNGCLNFLRRSSKTIRTGPDTAELPEGCRSDGAEYKELEVMISNAIDRLPVQRQLIFRLIREEGLKAKEVAAILSVSVRTVESQLYKAVKSLAAALSDYLGYHPQRDGHLREKLFSLFF, encoded by the coding sequence ATGCAACAATCATCTATTCAGCTTTTGTTCCGGGAAATAAGCCTGGGACAAAAGGAGGCTTTTAACCGGCTGTTTTACGACTTCTACGAACGGCTGGTGCAGTTTGCAGTGCAGTACACCAAACAACCCGAACCTGCCGAAGAAGTGGTTTCTACGGTATTCGTAAATATCTGGCAGAAGCGTGAGCGGCTTGCTGCCGTTAAAGCACCGGAGGTATATCTTTTTGTTGCTGTCAAAAATGGATGCCTGAACTTCCTGCGGCGATCTTCAAAAACAATAAGAACCGGTCCGGATACCGCAGAGCTTCCGGAAGGTTGCCGGAGTGACGGTGCCGAGTACAAAGAACTGGAGGTGATGATCAGTAATGCTATTGACCGGTTGCCCGTACAACGGCAGCTGATCTTCCGGCTGATCCGGGAAGAGGGGCTGAAAGCAAAAGAAGTGGCGGCGATCCTATCGGTCTCAGTGCGGACCGTTGAGAGCCAGCTTTACAAGGCGGTTAAAAGCCTCGCGGCGGCGTTGAGTGATTATCTGGGATACCATCCGCAACGCGACGGCCATCTGCGGGAAAAACTTTTTTCATTATTTTTTTAG
- a CDS encoding gluconokinase, whose protein sequence is MQDQRIIIMGVSGSGKTTVGKALAAARGYRFIDGDDLHPPGNIEKMRNGIPLTDEDRWEWLERIGNEMAEINEEGVTAVAACSALRKRYRDVLRHNSAVMVFIYLKGTFEQIHQLLATRKGHFMPVKLLESQFAALEEPAKDEADCYAIPLSDLKEELDQVNAVLTRNGFL, encoded by the coding sequence ATGCAGGATCAGCGTATCATTATAATGGGTGTTTCAGGGAGTGGTAAAACAACGGTAGGAAAGGCGCTGGCCGCAGCAAGGGGATACCGCTTTATAGACGGGGATGACCTGCATCCTCCCGGTAACATCGAGAAAATGCGGAATGGCATTCCGCTCACAGACGAAGACCGCTGGGAGTGGCTGGAGCGGATCGGTAATGAAATGGCAGAGATCAATGAAGAAGGTGTTACTGCCGTAGCTGCCTGTTCTGCACTGAGAAAGCGCTACAGGGATGTATTGCGGCACAACAGCGCTGTAATGGTGTTTATCTATCTTAAAGGAACTTTTGAACAGATACATCAGCTATTGGCAACACGTAAAGGGCATTTTATGCCTGTAAAACTGTTGGAAAGCCAGTTCGCGGCGCTGGAAGAACCGGCGAAAGACGAAGCTGATTGTTATGCGATCCCCTTGTCGGATCTTAAAGAGGAACTTGATCAGGTCAATGCAGTGCTTACCCGCAACGGCTTTTTATAA
- a CDS encoding M20/M25/M40 family metallo-hydrolase gives MIKKYMLYGLICCSVLRIHAQTIIHKDPVIEKMVQEVSADSLKSYITALMQFNTRHTLSRLSENKEGIGAAQQWVLHKFRQFAGDGKRLSSFIDTITYNPDGKRVDNSFVLGNVVAVLKGTDPQDHRVFMITGHLDSRRSDVMDRTGSAPGANDDGSGVAAVIECARIMSRQPFPATVVFVATSGEEQGLLGARFLASSLQEKKWQLEALLNNDIIGSNNSNETRVINNTQVRVFSEGIPLGTDPARFAKIRSLGLENDGAPRQLARYFKEVGERYVDNMTVKLVYRNDRFLRNGDHSPFVEKGYTAVRITEMNENFEHQHQDLRTENGTQYGDLPEFMDFEYLRKNTALNLVTLANLAKAPLVPKNVIYVTKGLENSTTVKWDPVANGSGYYLLLRETSSARWEKKIFTTSTAITIPYSKDNYFFAIQSVSQNGNESLPVLPGVPAAK, from the coding sequence ATGATAAAAAAATATATGCTATATGGCCTGATTTGCTGCTCAGTGCTCCGCATTCATGCCCAAACCATTATCCACAAAGACCCCGTAATCGAAAAAATGGTGCAAGAGGTTTCTGCCGACTCGTTAAAATCATACATTACCGCACTGATGCAATTCAACACCCGCCATACTTTGAGCAGGCTTTCTGAAAACAAAGAAGGCATCGGTGCAGCACAGCAATGGGTGCTTCATAAATTCCGGCAATTTGCCGGCGACGGGAAAAGGCTCTCTTCTTTTATCGATACCATCACCTACAATCCCGATGGCAAACGGGTAGACAACTCCTTTGTGTTGGGGAACGTGGTGGCGGTTTTAAAAGGGACCGATCCGCAGGACCACCGGGTATTTATGATCACCGGCCACCTCGACAGCCGGCGCAGCGATGTAATGGACCGGACGGGTAGTGCACCCGGAGCCAATGATGATGGCAGCGGGGTAGCAGCTGTAATAGAGTGCGCCAGGATCATGAGCCGGCAGCCTTTCCCGGCAACAGTGGTTTTTGTGGCTACCTCCGGTGAAGAGCAGGGACTGCTGGGTGCCAGGTTCCTGGCCAGCAGTTTGCAGGAAAAAAAGTGGCAGCTGGAAGCGTTGCTCAACAATGATATCATCGGGAGCAATAACAGCAACGAAACCCGGGTGATCAACAATACCCAGGTACGCGTTTTCAGCGAAGGCATCCCTTTGGGTACGGATCCCGCGAGATTTGCAAAGATCCGGTCTCTTGGCCTGGAAAATGATGGTGCCCCGCGGCAACTGGCGCGCTACTTCAAAGAAGTGGGTGAACGTTATGTAGACAACATGACGGTAAAGCTTGTTTACCGCAACGACCGGTTCCTCCGCAATGGCGACCACAGTCCGTTTGTTGAGAAGGGTTATACCGCCGTGCGCATCACTGAAATGAATGAGAACTTTGAACACCAGCACCAGGACCTGCGAACCGAGAACGGTACGCAATATGGCGACCTGCCGGAATTTATGGACTTTGAGTACCTGAGAAAAAATACGGCACTCAATCTGGTTACACTGGCCAACCTTGCAAAAGCACCGCTGGTGCCAAAGAACGTCATATACGTTACAAAAGGGCTGGAAAATTCCACTACGGTAAAATGGGATCCTGTTGCTAACGGCTCCGGCTACTATCTGTTGCTGCGGGAAACCAGCAGTGCCCGGTGGGAAAAAAAGATCTTTACCACCAGCACCGCCATCACTATCCCTTACTCAAAAGACAATTATTTCTTCGCCATTCAATCCGTCAGCCAGAACGGTAATGAAAGTCTGCCGGTATTGCCCGGTGTGCCTGCGGCCAAATAA
- a CDS encoding gluconate:H+ symporter, which yields MALIILVFGILLLLLLITVVKLNAFISLILVTLLIGLCNGMEPVQLALALNKGVGDTMGSVLLVLGFGVLLGALLTETGATQQICGGLLRFFGPARAKIALAVTGFAVGLALFYNAGFVVLIPLVFIIARQTGAPLVPLAIAMAAPLSITHGFLPPHPGPTAIAALFKADLGRTLVYGICIAIPTLILAGICFPGLLKKIKATPPAGMVGSEQAMDVPLPGFGISLFTALIPVLLMAAATICTLLHMEKSRLGALILFAGEPAIAMFIAIICALLFLGLFRKIPVKTLMDRTGGAVPAVASIILIVAAGGALKEVLIQSKTGDAISLFFMQSSMTPLLLGWLVATLIRIAVGSATVAGLTAAGIVQPLIATLHVKPELMVLSIGAGSLMCSHVNDTGFWMFKEYLGLSVADTFKTWTVMESIIGVAGLLGVLLLNVLV from the coding sequence ATGGCCCTGATAATTCTCGTATTTGGAATCCTGTTGTTGTTGCTGCTGATCACTGTTGTTAAACTTAATGCATTCATCTCCCTGATCCTGGTGACGCTCTTGATCGGTCTTTGTAACGGGATGGAGCCTGTGCAGCTGGCCCTTGCCCTGAACAAGGGAGTAGGGGATACGATGGGATCTGTATTATTAGTGCTGGGGTTTGGGGTGTTGCTGGGGGCACTGCTTACGGAAACCGGTGCCACGCAACAGATCTGCGGCGGACTGCTCCGTTTCTTTGGCCCGGCAAGGGCGAAGATCGCACTGGCGGTCACTGGTTTTGCTGTAGGGCTGGCGTTGTTTTATAATGCAGGTTTCGTGGTGCTGATACCGCTTGTGTTCATCATTGCCCGGCAAACCGGCGCCCCGTTGGTACCGCTGGCAATAGCAATGGCGGCACCACTTTCCATTACGCACGGTTTTTTACCGCCCCATCCCGGTCCTACGGCTATCGCGGCCCTTTTTAAGGCGGATCTTGGCAGAACATTGGTCTACGGTATCTGCATCGCAATCCCGACCCTTATCCTCGCCGGTATATGCTTCCCGGGGCTTTTAAAAAAAATAAAAGCGACGCCGCCTGCGGGTATGGTAGGCAGTGAGCAGGCCATGGATGTTCCCCTGCCGGGTTTTGGTATCAGTCTTTTCACGGCGCTGATCCCGGTATTGTTAATGGCTGCTGCCACTATTTGCACCCTGCTTCATATGGAAAAAAGCCGTTTGGGCGCCCTGATACTTTTTGCCGGTGAGCCGGCGATCGCCATGTTCATTGCTATTATCTGTGCCCTGTTGTTTTTAGGACTGTTCCGGAAGATCCCTGTAAAAACGTTGATGGACCGGACAGGTGGTGCTGTTCCGGCGGTTGCTTCGATCATCCTTATCGTGGCCGCAGGCGGGGCATTAAAGGAAGTGCTGATCCAGAGTAAAACGGGAGACGCCATTTCGCTGTTCTTTATGCAATCCTCCATGACGCCCCTGCTGCTGGGCTGGCTGGTGGCCACACTTATCCGTATTGCGGTAGGGTCCGCTACAGTTGCGGGTCTTACCGCAGCAGGTATCGTACAGCCGCTGATCGCTACGCTGCATGTAAAACCGGAGCTGATGGTGCTTTCCATTGGCGCGGGCAGTCTCATGTGTTCTCATGTGAATGACACCGGCTTCTGGATGTTCAAGGAATACCTGGGGCTTAGCGTTGCTGATACGTTTAAAACCTGGACTGTTATGGAATCCATTATCGGAGTGGCCGGACTGCTGGGTGTATTGCTGCTGAATGTATTGGTGTGA
- a CDS encoding FecR family protein, which yields MRNELSPDEEAQFLICVKENDRYRQLAEAIGNSSRQRIAVEGMEGKLKAIWARIETAPELKTRRPSFLQPPFFRIAAVLILAAGIGLAIRYYFKPLKDDPMIVLQTTNEKLYTTLPDGTQVTLNYHSLLEYNTDFGDEKRKIILQGEAFFDVTENKKVPLQVLAGPLVVEVKGTAFNVNAYKTNPDVKVVLLRGAIEVSRRGEQTDKVLLKPNQWLLAPNTGSGAVHFSIDSVDQALVRQMHWKDDSLVFKKEKLEAIALQLEKKYGVTIAIENETLKAKRFSGMLINESLTEGLEALRLAYPFSYKIENKKVKIR from the coding sequence ATGAGAAATGAACTTTCGCCGGATGAGGAAGCACAGTTTCTGATTTGTGTGAAAGAGAATGACCGGTACCGCCAGCTTGCTGAAGCGATTGGAAACAGCAGCCGGCAGCGCATCGCCGTAGAAGGGATGGAAGGAAAACTAAAGGCGATCTGGGCGCGCATCGAAACGGCGCCGGAGCTGAAGACCAGACGGCCTTCTTTTTTACAGCCGCCTTTTTTCAGGATAGCGGCTGTATTGATCCTGGCAGCAGGTATAGGACTGGCGATCCGTTATTATTTCAAACCATTAAAAGATGACCCGATGATCGTATTGCAAACCACCAATGAAAAATTGTATACGACGTTGCCCGATGGAACGCAGGTAACGCTGAACTATCATTCCCTGCTGGAATACAATACGGACTTTGGTGATGAGAAACGGAAGATCATCCTGCAGGGGGAGGCTTTTTTTGATGTGACCGAGAATAAGAAAGTGCCGCTACAGGTGCTGGCCGGCCCCCTGGTGGTGGAGGTAAAAGGAACGGCGTTTAATGTGAATGCTTACAAAACCAATCCGGACGTGAAAGTGGTTTTGCTGAGAGGTGCTATCGAAGTATCAAGAAGAGGTGAGCAAACCGATAAGGTTTTATTGAAGCCGAATCAGTGGTTGCTGGCGCCTAATACAGGTTCAGGCGCTGTACATTTTAGTATCGACTCCGTTGATCAGGCCCTCGTTCGGCAGATGCACTGGAAAGACGATTCGCTGGTGTTTAAAAAGGAAAAACTGGAGGCGATCGCATTGCAGCTTGAAAAAAAATATGGAGTAACGATAGCAATAGAAAATGAAACGCTGAAAGCGAAACGGTTCAGCGGTATGCTGATCAATGAGAGTCTGACTGAAGGGCTGGAGGCGCTCCGGCTGGCATATCCCTTCAGCTATAAAATCGAAAATAAAAAAGTGAAGATCCGGTAA
- a CDS encoding SRPBCC family protein: MKSQDFTTTIAVAATPETVFNAVNNVRGWWSENIEGSTDQLNSEFEYHYQDVHRSRMRITGLEPNKKVVWKVLDNYFKFTADETEWKGTQVIFELSEKNGETILQFTHQGLVPEYECYNVCHDAWTHYIQDSLKALIITGKGKPTPRETETGGIPASQKNAVLNLPAGKSICHRLLIKAPVEKVYEAVTTREGLAGWWTPDTVARPEVGAVLRFAFGPDYFKEMEVLELQPYSRVQWRCLKAFEDWIGTTLTFELSPHKDGCVLLFHHDGWKEYTPEFASCSFDWALFFRSLKFLCETGKGFPYPDFNQ, translated from the coding sequence ATGAAAAGCCAGGATTTTACAACAACAATTGCAGTGGCCGCAACACCGGAAACCGTTTTCAATGCCGTGAATAATGTGCGCGGCTGGTGGTCCGAAAATATTGAAGGCAGCACCGACCAGCTCAACAGCGAGTTTGAGTATCACTACCAGGATGTGCATCGTTCCCGGATGCGGATCACCGGACTGGAGCCCAATAAAAAAGTGGTATGGAAGGTGCTGGATAATTATTTTAAATTCACGGCGGATGAAACGGAATGGAAAGGCACGCAGGTGATCTTTGAGCTTTCCGAAAAGAACGGAGAAACAATATTACAGTTTACGCATCAGGGGCTGGTGCCGGAATATGAATGTTACAATGTATGCCATGATGCCTGGACGCACTATATCCAGGACAGCCTGAAGGCGCTTATTATTACGGGCAAAGGCAAACCGACTCCCAGGGAAACTGAAACGGGCGGCATCCCTGCTTCCCAGAAGAATGCTGTACTGAATTTGCCCGCAGGAAAAAGTATCTGTCACCGGCTGCTGATCAAAGCTCCCGTGGAGAAGGTATATGAAGCCGTAACAACCCGGGAGGGCCTGGCAGGCTGGTGGACCCCCGATACTGTGGCCCGGCCGGAAGTGGGTGCTGTATTACGATTTGCTTTTGGTCCCGATTATTTCAAAGAGATGGAGGTTCTGGAACTTCAGCCTTACAGCCGGGTGCAATGGCGTTGCCTCAAAGCATTTGAGGACTGGATCGGTACTACGCTCACATTTGAGCTGAGCCCACACAAAGACGGCTGTGTATTACTTTTCCATCACGATGGGTGGAAGGAGTATACGCCGGAGTTCGCTTCCTGCAGTTTTGATTGGGCGCTTTTTTTCCGAAGCCTGAAATTCCTTTGCGAAACCGGCAAAGGATTTCCTTACCCGGACTTCAATCAATAA
- a CDS encoding outer membrane beta-barrel protein — translation MKLLRRGLFIVIITVLAATAYPQDKKISITAFDQPLKSVLDAIQQRSGYNIIYSDEIVQDSIKVNIDVSQQPVGQILDSLLQPNGLFYANRDAGMIVIGSTELREQNRAARTRTRELKGRIVDADDRPVPYASIMLLEEDKNVSGTSGEKDGSFSVRYTFEEGMVYKLQASSIGYLPSVTTFQFSDTLQIPPLVLQNDKTAMRMVTVEAARPFVERRADRYIVNVEGSPLADGNNALEVLQKTPGIWVDPNGAIRINGTGTVTVMINDVTQRMSAADLAEYLRTIRSENIKKIEVIANPPAEYEASGTGGIIHIVLKKARDEGFTGQASVVYKPQKGKPYMSSGITAQYKIKKLYLFGNGFLSKEEQVYYARTINDYKDGSSYDGVTDRINRNRQSSYLAGLVYDISDKQSVSFQGGSTLVNLRRYFKTGIVLKDSAGIPVTGYSVTNWRRIPALTTATLNYSYKLDTLGSMFKLLADYVRGKKTEDMDVTSAYTDPLRDTVYRNQYPSSTEIYSGQADYVKQFSSRIKLQTGVKYVATRRDNTVTTEYPGDQGWTADPAASNQFIYDENLLMGYAAAERSVQRTSIKLGVRAEETYMKGNNVTSGQQFSRRYLNLFPSAFILQNLNRKSVPASLSFSYSRRIRRPQFGDLNPFRLRIGDYSVVVGNPDLLPEYSNNFKLGYNFWKGYMASLQYQRTSNIIAEFANPQENGVIEYQTRNFDHRVTYGASLYAPVKITKWWTANTYAGVFYTAYIINDFELAQTTLNLNTYQVFTLKSNIDFTLSAIYSSPYVAGNTKNASLFITDVSAGKKFFDNKLRVRVMLTDIFNTFREKSLTTFNGVRIDFYQKRPTRAVGISVNYILNAGKKIKDKKVEQSAEEEKNRI, via the coding sequence ATGAAGTTGTTAAGGAGGGGCCTCTTTATTGTTATCATAACTGTGCTGGCGGCAACTGCATACCCACAGGATAAAAAGATCTCGATCACTGCATTCGATCAGCCACTCAAATCCGTACTCGATGCAATTCAGCAGCGCAGCGGTTATAATATCATTTACAGTGATGAAATCGTCCAGGATTCAATAAAGGTGAATATTGATGTCAGCCAGCAACCGGTTGGGCAGATTCTGGACAGCCTGCTGCAACCGAACGGATTGTTCTATGCCAATCGCGATGCCGGTATGATCGTGATCGGAAGTACAGAGTTAAGGGAACAGAACCGGGCAGCCCGGACGCGTACCAGGGAACTGAAAGGGCGGATCGTGGATGCAGATGACCGGCCCGTGCCCTATGCATCTATCATGCTGCTGGAGGAGGACAAAAATGTTTCAGGTACTTCGGGGGAGAAGGACGGCAGCTTCAGTGTCCGGTATACATTTGAAGAAGGGATGGTTTATAAATTGCAGGCATCATCCATAGGATACCTGCCTTCGGTAACTACGTTTCAGTTTTCAGATACCCTGCAAATACCGCCCCTGGTACTGCAAAACGATAAAACAGCAATGCGTATGGTAACCGTGGAAGCAGCGAGGCCTTTTGTGGAACGGCGCGCCGACCGGTACATTGTCAATGTGGAGGGTTCACCGCTGGCGGATGGGAATAATGCACTGGAAGTGTTGCAAAAAACACCAGGTATATGGGTAGACCCCAACGGGGCAATCCGAATAAATGGTACCGGGACGGTAACCGTTATGATCAATGATGTGACACAGCGGATGTCCGCAGCTGATCTGGCAGAATACCTCCGTACCATCCGGTCGGAAAATATCAAAAAAATCGAAGTGATCGCTAACCCTCCCGCAGAATATGAAGCTTCCGGCACCGGGGGGATCATACATATTGTTCTGAAAAAGGCCAGGGACGAGGGTTTTACCGGTCAGGCCTCGGTGGTTTACAAGCCACAGAAAGGAAAACCGTACATGTCTTCCGGTATTACAGCACAGTATAAAATAAAAAAGTTATACCTTTTCGGGAACGGATTTCTTTCAAAGGAGGAACAGGTATATTATGCGCGTACCATTAATGATTATAAGGATGGTTCTTCTTATGATGGCGTAACCGATCGTATCAACAGGAACCGGCAAAGCAGTTACCTGGCAGGACTTGTATATGATATTTCCGATAAGCAATCCGTGAGCTTTCAGGGAGGCTCCACCCTGGTGAACCTGCGGCGGTATTTTAAGACCGGCATCGTTTTAAAGGACAGTGCCGGCATTCCTGTAACCGGTTATTCAGTGACCAACTGGCGGCGCATCCCGGCATTAACAACGGCAACCCTTAACTATAGTTATAAACTGGACACGCTGGGCTCGATGTTTAAACTGCTGGCAGATTATGTAAGAGGAAAGAAGACAGAGGACATGGATGTTACATCTGCTTACACAGATCCGCTTCGCGATACCGTTTACCGGAACCAGTACCCCAGCAGTACGGAAATTTACAGTGGCCAGGCGGACTATGTAAAACAATTCAGTTCCCGTATCAAGTTGCAGACCGGAGTGAAATATGTAGCAACGCGAAGGGACAACACCGTTACAACTGAATACCCGGGCGATCAGGGCTGGACGGCAGATCCGGCGGCAAGTAATCAGTTTATCTATGATGAGAATCTGTTAATGGGATATGCGGCAGCAGAGCGCTCTGTACAACGCACCAGTATCAAGCTGGGTGTAAGGGCAGAAGAGACCTATATGAAAGGAAATAATGTTACATCCGGCCAGCAATTTTCCCGGAGATACCTCAACCTGTTCCCCTCTGCATTTATATTACAGAATCTGAACCGTAAATCTGTTCCGGCTTCCCTCTCCTTTAGTTATAGCCGCAGGATCCGAAGGCCACAGTTCGGCGACCTGAATCCCTTCCGGCTGCGCATCGGCGATTACAGTGTGGTGGTTGGTAACCCCGACCTGCTGCCTGAATATTCGAATAATTTTAAACTGGGGTATAATTTCTGGAAAGGTTATATGGCCAGCCTTCAGTACCAACGTACCAGTAATATCATTGCCGAATTTGCCAACCCGCAGGAAAATGGAGTGATCGAGTACCAGACGCGGAACTTTGATCACCGGGTAACGTATGGGGCTTCATTATATGCCCCGGTAAAAATCACAAAATGGTGGACCGCTAATACTTATGCCGGTGTTTTTTATACGGCCTATATCATCAATGATTTTGAGCTTGCTCAAACGACCCTGAACCTGAATACCTATCAGGTTTTTACGCTGAAAAGCAATATTGATTTTACACTTTCCGCTATTTACAGTTCCCCGTATGTGGCAGGCAATACAAAAAATGCCTCTTTGTTTATAACCGATGTGTCCGCAGGCAAAAAATTCTTTGATAACAAACTGCGTGTGCGGGTAATGCTTACCGATATATTCAATACGTTCCGGGAAAAATCCCTAACTACTTTTAACGGTGTCCGGATCGATTTTTACCAGAAGCGGCCTACCCGTGCTGTTGGTATCTCGGTGAACTATATCCTGAATGCCGGTAAAAAAATAAAAGATAAAAAAGTAGAACAGAGCGCTGAAGAAGAAAAGAACCGTATTTAA